ATTGCGTAATTGCAAGGTCGGTTTTTTGGTATACAGCCAGGTTCATCATTCATTCGTAACCTTGTAAGCCCATAAATCATGTGATAAAATAATAATAGGAACATTGAAAAAGGTAACCTAAATCAAAAAAAGAGAGGACAAAACAAATTGAGTCAAAATGAACTAAAGATAGGTCTTTCCAATAAAGAAGGCCAATTAGGGTTCATGTCTGCAAGAGGAGGTCCCCGGGAGGGAGCAGGCCGCAAGAGCATAGGCGTAACGAAAAAAGTATCGGTAACCTTAACTAATGAGCTTTGGGAGAAGGTCGAACAGCATTGCGCAGAGCATAAATTATCCCGGTCGGAGCTTATCCGATCTCTGATTGAGTCTAGTGATTTGTAATGTAGCTTAAGGAAATAGGTGAAGCCAGTGCGGATCAACGTAAGCAAGGATATTCTTCTCAAAGCTCTTCAGCAAGTGCTAAAGGCTGTACCGGCAAACCAACGGATTCCCATACTGGCAGGGGTTCATATACAAGCTCTAACCAATGAATTAATAGTTACAGCAAGCAATAGCAGTATGACTATACAGTACCGGATTCCCGGTGAAGATACCTCTTTGACGGTTCAGAGAATTGGAGAAGTGGTTGTACCGGCAAGGTATTTTTGCGAAAT
This genomic interval from Paenibacillus sp. FSL H8-0332 contains the following:
- a CDS encoding ribbon-helix-helix protein, CopG family translates to MSARGGPREGAGRKSIGVTKKVSVTLTNELWEKVEQHCAEHKLSRSELIRSLIESSDL